One genomic region from Magallana gigas chromosome 3, xbMagGiga1.1, whole genome shotgun sequence encodes:
- the LOC105317660 gene encoding chondroitin proteoglycan-2 produces the protein MQGLQVLVFAAVVVSTLAVDCSTQQDGIYEIGCRSFARCTGAKVTIVDCDKGMVYNNATGSCDDPHNVSPPCGVMKDCSNQKDGKYADMDQHCHSYYTCFDGKFLGHNPCPSTLVFNEELQTCDWAANVNPPCGTNKP, from the exons ATGCAGGGTTTACAAGTTCTGGTTTTCGCAGCTGTCGTTG tgtCCACCCTAGCTGTTGACTGCAGCACCCAACAGGATGGTATTTATGAGATAGGATGCAGATCCTTTGCTAGGTGTACGGGCGCAAAAGTCACCATTGTAGATTGTGATAAGGGAATGGTCTACAATAACGCGACAGGAAGCTGTGACGA TCCTCACAATGTTTCTCCACCCTGTGGCGTCATGAAGGACTGCTCCAATCAAAAGGACGGTAAATACGCGGATATGGACCAACACTGTCACAGTTATTACACATGCTTTGATGGAAAATTTCTCGGACATAACCCTTGTCCATCAA CTTTGGTTTTCAATGAAGAACTACAGACATGTGACTGGGCAGCTAACGTGAATCCCCCTTGTGGCACAAACAAACCATAA